A window of Thalassophryne amazonica chromosome 12, fThaAma1.1, whole genome shotgun sequence genomic DNA:
tggctgttgccagagcgccgccatcttggttagtgtctgacaaccagacatcAATAGAAATCGATGAGCAAGATCATTGTTTTCAAGAGactttcaccataaatctgcattttccatgctatttcatttattcaaactcagtcccgcattttttgtacagccaatatttgttaaaacaaatacagaagaggatcagactatttatataacagacttgaattaatttgtcagtcccagtccagatgttgtgaaaCAAAGTTCACTCCACAATCCTTTGTCAGATTGTTGCTGCACCTGAATgctgcacaaaacattttcagattactttaacccaagtttaagtcagtgcATCGATTtttatttaatctaatgcctgacgATGCGTAATAACGCTAAGTAAGATGGCGGCTGCCTGGCAAGAGTTCACGGGCTGCATCCAAAATCTAGTGGATTAGAAATCGATGGGTGGGAATGACATTTTTGGAATgtttgggcatctccacccccatcatACACAGATACACAATTTCTTAGCAAATTTGTAGGATTCTCTTCTTTCCACAGCATGTGTTACAGAATGCAATGCAATGTAAAACTCTGTATCACTGCACATCTAAAACCTGAATCTGTATCGAAACCTGACATCTTTGGTGGGCTGCATGGTACCAAAACCGAATCGTTTGCGGTCAATATCAGGTATCGCCTGATCAGGAGTTTCCAGTTCAAACTCAGAATATGCCAACATGAGGAAAATGAACAGTTTCAGCTCATTAGTGGCAAAAAAGCGCCCAGGACACATGGAGACCCCGGCACCCCAGGGCATGTTGTAATACTTCACTTTCTTCCCGTCTTTGTAGAAATCAGTTTTTTTGCTCCCATCTGGATTCAGAAAGCGGTCGTATTTGAATGAATGTGGATCAGGATGGACCTCTGGGTCAAGTTGAACTGCACTGTAAGGAAAGATGGCCACTCTGTCATCTTTGCGAACCCAGTATTCCTGACCATCAGCCACTTTAAAGGTCATATTTTTAACAACCGCCCTGATGAGGACTGGTGCAGCGGTGAGGCGGAGGGTCTCTTCTACAGCACTGTCCAGGACTGGTGTCTTCATCAACATGTCACGGGTCAGGTTGATCAAAGGACCATCGCGGCGGGCTTCCTGCCCTGTTTCCTTCAGGACTTTGTCAACTTCCTCCTTTACAGCTGCCATGGCTTCAGGGTTCTTCATAAGGAAGAGGAGCAGCCAGAATGATGAAGGGCCCGTGTTTCCCTGAGAGGCCCAAAGGAGCACAAACATGTATCGGCTTATCATCGAGTCTTTCATACCTTTTTCCCGTCTTCCCTGCTGACTGTCCCACACCCAGCCACCAACGTTGTCATTTTCCCTTATTTTCTGCACTGCTAAAGCATCCCAGAAATACGACTTTAGCTTCTCTGCCtccattttttttcttggtggaaGGACGCCGTATGCTAGCTTGGggaaaagttggtcatatttacgAAACTCATGAAACAAAACCTCTGATTCCACTCTGTCTTTCTCTTTGGCTTTTTCTACAGTTCCCTCGGGTGTGTGTGGTTCATTTCCGAACAGAGATAAATAACCAGCCCGAAAAACAATATTGTAACAGTACATAAACAGCCCGTCTTCTTTCCAGCTGCTTTGGTCCGTCGCTGAGCCAATATTGTGCAACATCAAGTTTTGTAGATTTGTCATCATGGCTTGTGTCATTACCTCCAGTCCATCTCCCTTCAGGTGCTTGTTGCTGGAAGTCTCCAGAATTTGATGATCGGCATCCATACGCTTATAGCCAAAGACCCTTTTTATCAGAATCTTGGCAAAGCCGTTAAAGTCCAGCTTTTCTCGACTCTCCTTAACAAAAGGTCCAAACAAGAGCGGGTCTTGAAGGAATGTGAAGTAATGTCCTCCCAGCTGGACTGTGAAAATGTTCCCATGCTTTTTCTTCATCCGCTCAAGGAATTTACAGGTGTCCCTGCGGAATTCTAAGACATGACCCAGCCAAGGGATGAGCCCTTTGTCCAATGGGGGTTCCCCAGGTTGGCGTTGACGAAATGCACCAAGAAGGTACAAACCTCCGATCAGAGCAGCAAGCAAAGACAACAGGATCAGCAGCAGCAGTCCCATGACTGAGTCCTTTGGCAGCCACAGAGTTTTGAGAACAGAAGAGCACATCCTGCTTTATAAACAGGTCAATGCTCCTCCTGCAGGCAACTGCCTTTTAAGGGGACTGGTTTTGATCATCCAGCAACACATGGTTTTTGTTATTCATGCACTCTAGAATGTGCatccaaaaaagaaagaaagcaagaaagaaaaagaaagaaagaaagcaagcAAGAAAGAAAAATCTAGCAACAAAACGTACTCAGACAAGGTAATATGTCAAAATTTCTGTAGCTTAAGTTTTTATCCTTTTACTGTTTCTCTACTTTTACTTTGCTTACTTGAAAATGTGATTTTATGTTGTTTTCCTGCATGAATGTTTTCCCTAATTCTTATTTTTTCATAAATGTATTACTTCGGGTTCCTTTGTTTGCTTTGTTTACTGTTAGCAACAGGACATTTGTATCAGAGACATTTGTAGTGTAGTGTTTTCTCTGTACTTCACAATAATTTGAAATAAATCATATTTTGCAGTAACACTTTTCCCCTTATTTCTCAGTTTCTTATCTAACATCAAAGACTGTCTGTTGCTGTGATGTTGGTTTTCCCCAAAATACAACCTacactgttaaactgaacactccattttaatacaataattaagttaatgtaactcaaactttgaaaaaagttatagtcactcatttccattaattaaactaactcaaaaatgaattgttatcATAACAGCTCAgtacctttaagtgcatttaaaattttgggtcatttaagtgttggtgatgtatttccaatgcattccattcactcattttaattgagtttatggaacggaggccagcaggtgttgctgtgcagatgtagttagtaaatctcactcccaacagctcaaaagaattctctggtcacaaggtcagagccctgggttttagccttctggttagagagtccgacttccatgccagagatcgtgagttcgtgTCCCGAGGGAACGAATGGGTGGAGttataacaacacaacacagagtcaaaCAAGTAacacaaagaatgcatcaaaatctaatccaaaatgtaatgcaaattttttaggcagaaatttgtcactttttttattgaaaaacataaactagatttacacaaGTTTAATTACTTATAAATTGTTAAGTCACTAAAACTTTAATATTTAAATTTGTGACAATTATTTTacttaagttggcaaactcaaatggtttaaggcaattggtttcctcaaatgatttgagttcaactaactcactgaCTTTTACAGTGAGAAATCAGGACAGTGGCCATTCCTCTCTATGTGTGAAGAAAACTATGTGCTTTGaagactgtaattttttttttttttttttgcatggaggACTGTAAGAATCTGGTAAGGTGAAGAGCCAGCAGTTAGGTGTTCATGACAAACAGCAAGGGGGGGTAacgggaagacagaggacaggaaggagaggagtagtagtagccagtaaaccagtagcgatcagtatgtctggtattggtCTGCAGTGTTACAGATGTAAGGATGACATAGTTGAAtaaaaagtgtttatttttgaGTTGTTATACTTCTTGCCatttatatagcaaatatatggcCAAAAcgctttacactgatgcctcacattctcccaTATCGATGTCAGGTGCAGCAATTCATGGCACTCACTACCAATGTTACCAGTTACTttgaaagttactttattagttactcttAATAAGTAATGtgactaataaggtaactagtaatctaacttgtgttaggttcttttatcacagtgagatctccaaaaagaattggataggaaacagacttcaaagtttagatgttgtattgtaaagagttgttacactgagttatctcagcgctgggatcttgaaccggtcacatgcaaacacctggaacaaagaCCCCAGATATTTCTCCTTCACAACCTTTTGTTCcttcagcctaagccacccccatatgggcagtccttaacctggcttgaatcagtggctgcaaagtgtAGTGAAAATAGGCGGCTGTCTGTTCACGGTGCATTCATGGTTGttgtgtaaaaatcttatagtgtgtttATTATGTATGTAGTGTAATGTCACGCCATaaaacagtgttccatcatgctgattggttttatcaattaaacatctataaaaagatcagatggtgttatcaattagacagttgtaaaaagatcagatagttgtaccaaatacaaggacattttgtacgtcagccattttgtgttatgcatcacagAACACTCTTACACTTGATTACTctaaagattgagtaatcagcaaagtaactaagagTTACTTTTCtgtgtactcaatcttaaaaataaccaagttagattactagttactttattagttacatccagcagctgccgacaagttgtccacagctgctaatgacgtaactgtataaagtaactaataaattaACTTTGGCACcactgctcactacacactgggagtaaaTTGGGGATTAGaattggggagaacatgcaacgtccacacaaaaaggccacaagtgggattcaatcccatgaccttcttgttgtgaggcaacagtgctaaccactaagccaccgtgctaagCACtcaagtaactattagttactttgctgattactttgCTCATTACTCAatattaagagtaaccaagttagattactagttacactACTTATTAgctacaagttgtcggcagctgctaataaaataactgcatgaagctactaatgaagtaactgtataaaataacaaacgaacaaacttATTCCTCTATCCAGAGCAACAGAGTCAAAAGTTACGGTGCATGCAAAATGTATTCACAGcgcatcactttttccatattttgttgtagcagccttattccaaaatggagtaaattcattttccctcaaaattcttctcacaacaccccataatgacaacatgaaaagggtttgttttttttttgcaactgctTTAGCAAGGTTTTGCAGGTTTTTATTTGACTTCATATTCagtcaaataaattaaaaatatattgtAGACGTTTATGGTACGGTTAGCCAAATGAATGATGGGACACAAAATGCAGGGAACTGAGGTGAAAACAAAGTAACAATTTAGTGGagtccaaaaatgaataaatgtgcAGTTAAATGTGGAGGGAGGCATCAGAGCAGGGAGACCAAGCTTTGATCATAATGCATGGAAGGCAGTGGACCAGGACCAGGCGGCAACGACGGAGCTGATCGGTGGCAGGTGACACTTGAAACAGGGAGCAAAGACAAACGGTCGAACACACGGAAAATGCTAGACAACGAAGTGTACACAAAAGAGCAGATTTCCCAGGAGGGAAGAACTGATGCCAGGTACCATCAACCTGAGCTGACTTTCTGGTGAGTGTGGAATGGAGAGACCAGGGTTTAAATACAGGTGTGGGATGATTGTTGACTGGTGTGTTGAATCAGCTCCGTAATGCGACGTCGAGAATAAACAGACAGCTTACCTGTCTGTTTATTCCCAGTCTGTTCCCATGGGTCACGGGATTCCTatgggatgggagtcaactttgctatttatcacgtgattgggacggtACAGGATTAAATGTTCATGGGAGCAGACGGGAGTGAAAACCTagattttaggcagcgagccatcctgccgtcatttgggtgGTCAATTTTTGAAAAAGAAGGCCGAAAAAATAGCAAGCAGCATTGCTTAAAGCTATCTAAAATTAGGACTGGGTCCAATCGCTGAagtcgtctgtgtgtgtgtgtgtgtgtgtgtgtgtgtgtgtgtgtgtgtgtgtgtgtgtgtgtgtgtgtgtgtgtgtgtgtgtgtgtgtgtgtgtgtgtgtgtgtgtgtgtgtgcgtgtgtcggcTTGCTGTGAGGAGGGAGGGGGCagggttagcttcgataactggtaatcagctaactgaaaagttgtcttttttAACGTTAAACTatctaaaaacttatcggaagctacagataaccagtaACTTTACATTTTGCCTCAAATACACTCTCAGctgctaagaagctgattttgagtttaaacaccgccaaagcgtCTAACAGAACCAacagcgatcacaaacccaaaccgccagtaagccagcacttctgtctttgtgcgctctgccccctgctgtaggaaagcgtcatttaccctgatgggatacagtggtccagtgatgagtcagaggtcttgaaatggaaagcaggtttcaaATCTGGTTttgctttagaaataaaattattctggatagaataaccacattaatgtaaactcttaaaatgtacaaagtgatatataacacatatctgttaattttaaaataatgcactaattctgaaaattcgaacattaacacacaggtgcccagaggggattatggataactaagcctccgctcatactgattggttgattcattcattctatgtaaaaaccaacacaagtgaatcaatgtaacgtgtataaaaaaagaaaattttcaagatcccactagacagcgcctaagcacacgcgtgatgacatcataactctatccagttagggagacaaggtttctttcaataacaaaaactgtaaaaaaaactttctcgtggggcgataggaatcgccttttgaatgcttgaataatgatgtcagttgcacaaagaaatcaaataatagtgaaaacatgttcggtgcggtgcgcatcaatcagtcgctccatgcggtgtcataacatcaagcctggttcacatggcaagataattaggccgatattggacccagtcttccccttccaacaatcttaaggacgccccgacaatcgtgatgacgctaaatataatcttatcagatatttctgctgtgtgtggtgtgttaagaaggacgtgaggagctaaatgtgacatgcagccaatcagaaagcgaggtgtttgacctgggaatgttcgtgtgtgaaatgtgtttgtgtgtgttgtttttaccgtgtggctgacaccacacactgtacaatgaaacctgtcagatctatgattgttttttatctccacgtgtgtggtctctcaggttttggaaacctacagataattttaaaatcctgcagtcgacaacactgtgatataaccggtcgccagtagatggcagtgttctgtgtattttgacgccggttatatcacacggcctgaatcacaatttaactttaattttttggcttttggaggaagcaacctgggcttcttctggcatttttacataaaacaatcacaataacaatgtctataaacccagagaatatattcacgagagttgtaggcaaaatatacaaagagtttaatgctgttgtccatgtggagcctaatCACAGCGTCTCAAatacatttctcctgtcgtgaacttttacctaGAACGctctgcgcacacaccatgtccacactaaaacctttaaaattagtccaatactttaaaactaaaacatatatctgatattttcactttctaaaacttcagatgtgacattaatttaaataactcatccgaaattagtttggttaaaattttaaccataagttaaaactgtatgcctctgaatgacttaGGTGATACTGCCAGCATATcactatggggtcaaaagaaattagcttttttcttttctatgactagttctttgcctgcagaggatagagtggtttattCTAGAACTAGTTCTTctctgtagaggatagaactgtgcatctactacaaaaagctacatctgcaaaaatgttagcagactaaaaattattggaccaaaacttattggaagataattggtctgatgatggttttcaaagttatctgaaaagctaatctgataatgaaaacattatcttcgataattagcggttagcggaactgtgcccaccactgggtatgaGCTGCTTCAGTCACTGCAGAGTGAGAGAGCGCACTGAGAGTAGAATGAagcaacacaaacaaaactgtggcgctgcctttatttctctctggactgttctgacggtacGTCCTGTTAACACCGCGTGCACCTGTCACTGACAGTTAAACAGAATCTATGAGAATGAAATAAATGGGCAAAATTacttaaaatgagaatatatgaatgaacgtgataaaaatcacacacacgtgtttaaaaaacctgatgtggagaaactgcagtgatgttcagaagcagaaatcacataaagcagctgagaatgctgaactttaacaggctgttattttacaaagatatttattttagatcacTTAATTAGTTGTTTtacgttcaagcacaaaacgtgactgaggaggagaaaaaaagatgaaatgaactctagtcagaataaaaatacaagctgctgattttttttttttcaaagttattaggctgcagctctgcatttcatttatttcaaactacgtaagttacctcttattattttcaaaaatcatgagtcaaatcagtgtggccaagtggttagtgcacttggttttggtgtagaaggttcccggttcaaatcccacccctaccacatttcttcacctaatgtggagttgcgtcaggaagggcatccggcgtaaaacttgtgccaattatacatgcagatccacctcggacttgctgtggtgaccccgagtgcaaaacaagggagcagc
This region includes:
- the LOC117521831 gene encoding 5-beta-cholestane-3-alpha,7-alpha-diol 12-alpha-hydroxylase-like, whose amino-acid sequence is MGLLLLILLSLLAALIGGLYLLGAFRQRQPGEPPLDKGLIPWLGHVLEFRRDTCKFLERMKKKHGNIFTVQLGGHYFTFLQDPLLFGPFVKESREKLDFNGFAKILIKRVFGYKRMDADHQILETSSNKHLKGDGLEVMTQAMMTNLQNLMLHNIGSATDQSSWKEDGLFMYCYNIVFRAGYLSLFGNEPHTPEGTVEKAKEKDRVESEVLFHEFRKYDQLFPKLAYGVLPPRKKMEAEKLKSYFWDALAVQKIRENDNVGGWVWDSQQGRREKGMKDSMISRYMFVLLWASQGNTGPSSFWLLLFLMKNPEAMAAVKEEVDKVLKETGQEARRDGPLINLTRDMLMKTPVLDSAVEETLRLTAAPVLIRAVVKNMTFKVADGQEYWVRKDDRVAIFPYSAVQLDPEVHPDPHSFKYDRFLNPDGSKKTDFYKDGKKVKYYNMPWGAGVSMCPGRFFATNELKLFIFLMLAYSEFELETPDQAIPDIDRKRFGFGTMQPTKDVRFRYRFRF